The window AAGAACCAGGGATATTTTTCAGTCGCATCCCAGTTTTCCAATGCTGCATTTGGAAGATATTCTGTTGACATATACAACTTATTGGGGTGTTTGGCCCGTTCGGTCTCGAACCTGTGGAGGGTCACGCTGTCCCTTTGAAAATAAACAGATTGGTCAAGGAAGTAATTGTAGCCATCAACATCGAGATTGGCTACGTGCGCCTCATAATCCTTCCACGGTTTTTTGGTGTAGGGTGGTAGGAAAACGATGGCATCAGTAACTGGCCTTGTTGGATCAAGTCTTCTGACTTCATTTGAAAGTCGCATTGCATTTTGAATGCCCGATGAGTCAGGGGCTTCGTAAATTTCATTACCTATGCTCCACATGATCACTGATGGGTGGTTCCTGTCCTTCAAAACCATTGAGGTTAAATCTCTTTGCCACCAATCTTTAAAATAAAGATGATAGTCCTGAGGGTTTTTAGGCAGTTCCCACATATCAAATGCCTCGTCGAGAACCAGCATTCCCAGGCGATCACAGGCATTGAGCAAACCCGGCGAAGGGGGATTGTGGCTCATGCGCAATGCATTATAACCCGCCTTTTTGATCAGTTCCACTTTTCGTTCTTCAGCCCGGTCAAAACTCGCTGCCCCCAAAGGGCCGAGATCATGATGAATGCATCCGCCTTTCAATTTTATCACTTGTCCGTTAAGCAGGAGGCCCTTTTGCCCATCAAATTGCAGGCTGCGAATGCCAAAGGGCGTGATTGTCTGATCGATGGTTTGGCTGCCATCAATCAGCGTAACCCTGGCCTTATATAGTATTGGGTGATCTAAATCCCATAAACCCGGATTAGTTACGGATAACTTTTGAGTTAAGTCAGCGCTGCTATCAGCAGGGACAGTCAGCGGCATTTTTCGTGAAGCCACAACCTGGCCTGAAGGATTAAGCAGATCGAGTTTTACAATTACTGTCTTTTGGTTTAATGACTTGTTTTCTATCGAAGTTTGAACTTTTACTGTTGCCTTATCCTTTGAGACTTCGGGTGTCGTGATATAATTCCCCCAAAGTTTCGTATGGATTGGATTGACAGCCAACAACCAGACGTGGCGATAAATACCGGAGCCTGAATACCAGCGGCTGTTCTTACCTAAATTCTTAGCCCGTACGGCAATTACATTTGATTTGCCATTGGTTGTTAAATAATTAGTGAGATCATAAGAAAATGACGTATAGCCGTAAGGATGATTGCCTAAATGGTGCCCGTTGATCCAGACGTCAGCATCCATGTAGACGCCGTCAAACAGGATGTATGTTTTTTTTCCTTTGTAATTATTGTTTAAAGTAAAAGTTTTACGATACCAGCCGGTCCCACCTTCGGTAAATCCTGTCGCGGCTTTGCCCACAGATGTTTTGGTAAAAGGTCCCTGAACTTCACCTTCTTTTTGATTTGGGAGATCTTCAATACTCCAGTCGTGCGGCAAGTTTAAAATACGCCAACCCGAATCGTTAAACGCCGGATTTTGTGCACCATTTAAGGTGTCTTTTCTGAAACGCCAATTGTTGTCAAATGATATCTCACTACTGTCCTGAGCGTGGGTAATTCCAACTGACAAAAGCAAGACAAGTAAGATAAAAAAGAATTGGATGCTTTTCATAATTTTAATTCCGTATTAAAAACGGAATAAAGATATGGTGGCGCTTTCACATATCCAAATTAATTCCGTATTTTTAACGGAATTAATAATTTTTGTATCTTTGGAAAGCAAATTTGAATCATGATTATACCGCCAGGCTTCGCCAGTTTCTCCGAATATTCCGACCAATTCCTCAGGAACGTAGCTGTAGACAATGTAATTTTTGGGTATCACGAAAAAGAATTGAAAGTATTGCTGCAACAACCTTACACCTTAGAAAAATGGACAGTGACAGGTGGATACATCAAAAAAACAGAGTCCATCGAAGATGCCGCCAGCAGAATTGCTTTTGACCGCACTGGTATCAAAGGTCTTTACCTGAAGCAATTCGGCTCATTCGGGAACCCTCAGCGTGTAATCGATGATGGCTTTACACCCCAACGTATAGGGAAAATAACAGGTTTTGAGCTCCCGGCGGATTCATGGATCTTTGACTATTTTGTTTCCGTAGCGTTCTACACGCTTACCGAGTTTTCGAAAGTAGAATCCACGAAAGGCGAACTGGAGGCAGATTCCAGATGGTGGCCTGTTAATGAACTGCCGCCCATGATGTTTGATCACGCGCATATCATCAATGAAGCATTATCTGCTTTGCGCTTGCACATCGCCCACTTTCCAATCGGCTACGAGTTATTACCGGAGAAATTCACCTTACCCGAGATCCACAGCCTTTATGAAACCATATTGGGTAAATCACTTGATGACCGTAACTTCACCAAAAAACTGTTGCTGACTAAAATCATTACCAAATTAGACGAAACCCGCAAAATAGGAAGGCATCGGTCGCCTTTCCTTTACAAGTTTGATAAGGAACATTATCAGGAAGGACTAAAAAGCGGGGTGGCGTTGGTGTTTTAAAGCTAATATCAGGTAATTTCCGGCAACTCAAGATTCATCTCCAGCAGTGCATAACTTAAGGTTTTGCCGTGGGTATCCATCACTAAGGAAGTAGTAACCCCACCTGCCAAAGCCTGCAGGCATACAAACTGCAGGGCTGAAATATTGGGCAGCTCATACCGAACAATTTCTCCATGTATGATCTCTTTGAAATGTTCTTTTACTTTATCGACAGTTATCAAATTGCGCAGCAGTTCATAATCCTTTTCTTCATAAGGTATCAGCGATAAAATCAAGGTATTGCCTTTATCACCTGCTCGGCTGTGAGCTATCTCATAAAGTTTAATGCCCATAACTTTTCACAATTACCGATGGTTTTATTTTGTTCCTGTCGATCAGTACCGACACTATACCGATCACCTCATTTACGTATTTTCGCACCCCGCCACCACCCGCCGGCCCATTGGTATAAAGCGCTTCCACTTCTTCACCTATAATCGCTGCCTGATCAGCTGTGGCACCCTTTCCGGCTACTCGCAAACGTACTTCATAAGGCTGACAGTCATTTGCAAGCGAAGAAGGATGAACCGATGTATGGCCGATATAGTCGGTCCTTAAATCAGGAAATTGGCTTTTTAATCGTTGCTGAATAATTTCACCTGCTAAATGCGCCCTTTCTCGTGCTCCTGCCCCCGCATAAGTGATCTCCCCTTCGCCGGTAAAGCCTGCCTTGTACCCAATGCTGACTTTCAAGGTGGATGGCTTTTTATTGCCGCTGCCGCCGGTTACCTTAATACGATTTTTTCCATCCTGTTTCAAGAATACCGTGGTGAAATCTGCTGATACGTCAGGCGTCAGGTATTGATGAGGATTTGTTACTTCATACAACAGTTGTTCTTTAACAGTCGCTAAGGTTATATTGCCTCCCGTCTCATTTACTTTGCTTATAGTTGCACTGCCGTCCGGCCAAACATCTGCAAAAGGATGACCCAATGTACTCATATTCTCGATTGGCTTTTTAACCGGATCGGCAAAATAACCACCTGTAATTTGCCCCGCACATTCCATCAGGTGCCCGGTCACCGTTGCTTTGGCAATTATATCCACATCATCCAAAGACCAGCCGAACTCATGTACCAGTGGCGCGACAAATAACGATGGATCGGCAACACGCCCGGTTATGATAATATCGGCGCCTGTTTCCAGCGCCGGTAAAATAGCATCCGCACCTAAATAGGCATTGGCTGAAATGACTTGTCCTGACTCGGAAATAGGCTTACCTGTTTCCATAGCGATCTCATCGCCGCTGATAGATTTCAAAACATCATCACCAGTAACTGCCGCTACTTTGATGGAGATGCCTTGTCTTTTTGCTATTTCAATAATTTTCCCTGCTGCCGCGACCGGATTTGCCGCCCCCATATTGGTGATGAGGCGGATTTTATTTTTTTTAAGCAAGGGCAACAGCAACGTTATGCGTCGTTCCAGCAGCGGATCATACCCTTGCGCCGGGTCTGTCGCTTTCCTTTTTTGAGCTAACGCGATGGTACGCTCGGCCAGGCACTCCAGCACCAGGTAATCCAAATCACCCTTTTCGGCTAAAATCACGGCGGGTTCGAGCCGGTCCCCCGAAAAACCTGCACCACAACCAATACGGACTTTATCTCTCTGTTTCATTTATAATATGCTTATCGCCCCAAATGCTATTGCTATTATTGTCATGATTATAGTGGTACCGAAAGCCCATTTAAAAGTGAATTTCTGGTGATCCGACAATTCAACTTCCGACAATCCTACCAAAACAAATGTTGAGGCAGTCAATGGACTTAACGGGAAACCTGTTGTCATCTGCCCTAAAATTGCCGCCCGGCCAATTTCTATGGAATTTATGCCATAATGGGTAGCCGCGGTTTTTAAAACCGGGATTACGCCAAAATAATAGGCATCGGGGGTAAAAACCAAACTCAATGGCATACTGGTGACGCCGACCAATGCCGGCAAATAACCCGCATGCTCTTTGGGAATGATGGAAACCATCGATAATGCCATAGCGTCGATCATTTTGGTTCCGGTGAGTATACCGGAAAATACCCCGGCTGCAAAAACGATGATAGAAACCGAAAACACGTTGGCTGCATGTGCCTGTATCCTTTTTCTTTGTTCGGCCTGCGAGGGATAGTTAACCAGTATCGCTACGGCAAAACCGATAATGAATAAAGCCGATGGGGGCGCCAGCGACAAAATAAGCGCTGCGATCAAAATAATGGTCAGAACCGCGTTGAACCAGAACAAAGCCGGACGGCGGCTTTCTTTTTGTTCATCAGAAAGTTCCTGTTGGTGATTATAATCCAGCTGAACAACGCCTAAACGCTTACGCTCTTTTTTGCCAAGCCAAAATGCCACAAATAACACCCAAAGTATCCCTCCGATCATGGACGGCAGAATCGGAATTATCAAATGTGCAGGGTCGGTTTTCATCACATTTAAAGCCCTGGCTACAGTGCCCGACCAGGGCACCAAATGCATAACGCCCGCACTGAGCGCGACGATGCAGGGGAGTATCAGCTTATTCATTCCCAACTTTTTGTAAATAGGGAATAAAGCAGTGATGGTGATCATAAAAGTGGCCGTACCGTCTCCATCCAGGTGAACTAGCATAGCCAAAATAGCGGTTCCCAGGGTAATTTTCAACGGATCGCCTTTGGCAAGGTTAATAATGCCCCTGATCACCGGGTCAAATAACCCAGCATCGATCATCAGGCTAAAGTATAATACGGCAAAAACCAACAGGATGCCTGTTGGTGCTACCTGTTTGATCCCGCCCAGTACCATTTCACCTGTCTCTTTCGCCCCAAAGCCACCGATCAATGCAAATAAAACCGGTACCAGGATTAAAGAAAGCAACACAGATAATCGCTTCGTCAGGATCAATCCCAAAAAGACGCAGATAGTCAAAAAGCCGAACAGTGATAACATGGATTAGAGCATTACGCCATTGGCCTTTAAGCGTTTACTAAAATACAAAACCTGGTAAGGCAAGGCATCCTGCCAGAATTCCCAGGTATGGCCGCCCGGTCGTTCTGTATAGTCATGCAGGGTATGGTTATATACCAGGCGCCGGTGCAATTCGCGGTTGGGTTCAAGCAGAAAATCCTCTACCCCGATATCCATTACGATGGGCAATCCGTTTTTTCTGATTTGATCAGCCATATTTACCACAGAATAAGGCAGGTAACTATCCGGCGTCATCGGCCCCATTATTTTATCCAGAAACTTTGTAAGACCATTAAACCGTTCCGGGGTCAGGTTCCAGGTGGTCATATTCGGGTCGAGCGCCCCGCTCATGCTGCCGGCAGCCGCGAACAAATCGGGATGGCTTGTAGAAAGGTAAAGCGAACCATAGCCGCCCATCGACAGGCCCGTGATCACCCGGCCTTTTTTATCTTTCATAGTGCGGTACTTGCTATCGATAAACGGTATGACCTCTTTTATAATATAGGTTTCAAATTTGCTGTTTGGATCAACCGGGCTATCGATATAATAACTGAATATTTCTCCTTCTGGCATTACAATAATCATATTGTATTGGTCGGCCAGGTTACGCACCAGCATTTTATCAGGCGTTTTGTTCAGCCAGTCGTTGAAATGCCCAAAGCCGCCGTGCAACAAGTAAAGTACCGGGAAATTCTTTTTTGCTTTGTAATAACTATCCGGGAACGCGATAGCAGCCTTGTAGGTTTTATTCATGGCCGCGCTCGGTATCTCAACGGTATCCACCTTTGAAGCATAGCATAAGGGGCTGCAAAGCATGGCGAGCGCAAAAACATAGCAGAGTCTTCTCATCGTTAATACTTTTTATTGTTTTTTTGGAGCGTTGACTATTTTAAGCAGTTCGGCATCCGGGTGATCACGCATTTCACATTTGTTATCC is drawn from Mucilaginibacter ginsenosidivorax and contains these coding sequences:
- a CDS encoding sugar-binding domain-containing protein; amino-acid sequence: MKSIQFFFILLVLLLSVGITHAQDSSEISFDNNWRFRKDTLNGAQNPAFNDSGWRILNLPHDWSIEDLPNQKEGEVQGPFTKTSVGKAATGFTEGGTGWYRKTFTLNNNYKGKKTYILFDGVYMDADVWINGHHLGNHPYGYTSFSYDLTNYLTTNGKSNVIAVRAKNLGKNSRWYSGSGIYRHVWLLAVNPIHTKLWGNYITTPEVSKDKATVKVQTSIENKSLNQKTVIVKLDLLNPSGQVVASRKMPLTVPADSSADLTQKLSVTNPGLWDLDHPILYKARVTLIDGSQTIDQTITPFGIRSLQFDGQKGLLLNGQVIKLKGGCIHHDLGPLGAASFDRAEERKVELIKKAGYNALRMSHNPPSPGLLNACDRLGMLVLDEAFDMWELPKNPQDYHLYFKDWWQRDLTSMVLKDRNHPSVIMWSIGNEIYEAPDSSGIQNAMRLSNEVRRLDPTRPVTDAIVFLPPYTKKPWKDYEAHVANLDVDGYNYFLDQSVYFQRDSVTLHRFETERAKHPNKLYMSTEYLPNAALENWDATEKYPWFLGGFCWTAMDYIGEAGIGKSILVPESQKLSKGLMGMGLFYRNNWPVFNAYCGDLDLIGDRKAESYYKNVVWRNSPIEVLVRRPIPEGQKEVIATWGMPDEIKSWTWPGQEGKKMQVDVYTRSKNVKLELNGKVIAEQTVPEGSITATFQVEYQPGTLVAKSYDNGKEAGSSVLSTTGKPTAIRLIADRKIIKSNHNDLSFISVQIVDSKGNVVPSVDDTEINFKLSGNATIAAVGNGNPSDMSSFQQPHKKAYQGRAQVILKSSSKRGLATLTASAPGLKENTIQIKIN
- a CDS encoding NUDIX hydrolase — its product is MIIPPGFASFSEYSDQFLRNVAVDNVIFGYHEKELKVLLQQPYTLEKWTVTGGYIKKTESIEDAASRIAFDRTGIKGLYLKQFGSFGNPQRVIDDGFTPQRIGKITGFELPADSWIFDYFVSVAFYTLTEFSKVESTKGELEADSRWWPVNELPPMMFDHAHIINEALSALRLHIAHFPIGYELLPEKFTLPEIHSLYETILGKSLDDRNFTKKLLLTKIITKLDETRKIGRHRSPFLYKFDKEHYQEGLKSGVALVF
- a CDS encoding AtuA-related protein, which gives rise to MGIKLYEIAHSRAGDKGNTLILSLIPYEEKDYELLRNLITVDKVKEHFKEIIHGEIVRYELPNISALQFVCLQALAGGVTTSLVMDTHGKTLSYALLEMNLELPEIT
- a CDS encoding acyclic terpene utilization AtuA family protein; this translates as MKQRDKVRIGCGAGFSGDRLEPAVILAEKGDLDYLVLECLAERTIALAQKRKATDPAQGYDPLLERRITLLLPLLKKNKIRLITNMGAANPVAAAGKIIEIAKRQGISIKVAAVTGDDVLKSISGDEIAMETGKPISESGQVISANAYLGADAILPALETGADIIITGRVADPSLFVAPLVHEFGWSLDDVDIIAKATVTGHLMECAGQITGGYFADPVKKPIENMSTLGHPFADVWPDGSATISKVNETGGNITLATVKEQLLYEVTNPHQYLTPDVSADFTTVFLKQDGKNRIKVTGGSGNKKPSTLKVSIGYKAGFTGEGEITYAGAGARERAHLAGEIIQQRLKSQFPDLRTDYIGHTSVHPSSLANDCQPYEVRLRVAGKGATADQAAIIGEEVEALYTNGPAGGGGVRKYVNEVIGIVSVLIDRNKIKPSVIVKSYGH
- a CDS encoding CitMHS family transporter; translation: MLSLFGFLTICVFLGLILTKRLSVLLSLILVPVLFALIGGFGAKETGEMVLGGIKQVAPTGILLVFAVLYFSLMIDAGLFDPVIRGIINLAKGDPLKITLGTAILAMLVHLDGDGTATFMITITALFPIYKKLGMNKLILPCIVALSAGVMHLVPWSGTVARALNVMKTDPAHLIIPILPSMIGGILWVLFVAFWLGKKERKRLGVVQLDYNHQQELSDEQKESRRPALFWFNAVLTIILIAALILSLAPPSALFIIGFAVAILVNYPSQAEQRKRIQAHAANVFSVSIIVFAAGVFSGILTGTKMIDAMALSMVSIIPKEHAGYLPALVGVTSMPLSLVFTPDAYYFGVIPVLKTAATHYGINSIEIGRAAILGQMTTGFPLSPLTASTFVLVGLSEVELSDHQKFTFKWAFGTTIIMTIIAIAFGAISIL
- a CDS encoding alpha/beta hydrolase, which codes for MRRLCYVFALAMLCSPLCYASKVDTVEIPSAAMNKTYKAAIAFPDSYYKAKKNFPVLYLLHGGFGHFNDWLNKTPDKMLVRNLADQYNMIIVMPEGEIFSYYIDSPVDPNSKFETYIIKEVIPFIDSKYRTMKDKKGRVITGLSMGGYGSLYLSTSHPDLFAAAGSMSGALDPNMTTWNLTPERFNGLTKFLDKIMGPMTPDSYLPYSVVNMADQIRKNGLPIVMDIGVEDFLLEPNRELHRRLVYNHTLHDYTERPGGHTWEFWQDALPYQVLYFSKRLKANGVML